In Colletotrichum destructivum chromosome 1, complete sequence, the sequence CCTGCGCCAATCATCGTCAACGCCAGCAACGTTTCCGTCACGACAACAGAGCTCAGGAGGCTGATTAAAAGTGAACAATTCTTTCTCGACTCTCCAACCAATGCATCCTATCTCCCACTTCCATACTCCAAAGGACAGCGCGTTGTGTGCTTCTCTCCTGCCCAGAGCCAACACCGGGATCTCATGCACCTGCAAGATCAATCCCGCCCTGAACTGCATAGCCGCTATTGCATCAAGCATGGTCATTCGGCGCCGCTTTGAACCCCGGGCCTGTGTGGAGTATCATTGACGCCGAGCCACCGGTGGACCGAGTTGACATGGCACCGCCCAAGAGCCGAGTCCGTAAATTCCACCGCCGTAGCAAGAACGGCTGCACGACATGCAAGCAGCGCCATGTGCGATGCGACGAGCGCAAACCACTATGGTATGATTCACTCTGCCACCCCTTTCTCTCGCTCGATTGGGCCTTTCCGTCCCCTTTCATCTCCTCGGGGGAACATTTCTTTCGGACCGGGTCGGCTTATATCCCGTGTCCGGTTCAGTCATGGCCTAACACCTGCCGCAGCACGAACTGCCTGCAGACCGGCAAGGACTGCATCTACCCGGAGTCCGAACCCGACCATGATTCTCGAGCCGCCTCCGAGTCGGTCGCCTCCGAGGCCTCGGCCCCTCTTGTCAATGTCGTGTCCCACCAACCATTTGCCGGGTTCTCAGGTGACTACCAGATGTCGCCCATGTCGCAGTGGCTTTGGCACCAGTGTAAGTGGCCTGGACCGTCGTCTGCGGCAGTAACTGATCCGAGGCTCAGTTTCCACCTTCTACGTGAGGGGTCAAACCCCGGTTGAGAGGGGGCAAAACTTGTGCAGGTATACCATCCCACCTTGGCCGAGAATACCAGTGTGTGTCGGGACTAACACTCAGAAGCGTACAAAGAACGCTGCTGCATCCAGGTCTTCTTCATGGGTGCTTGGTTGTCGCGGCCTGTCAGTGGGCGTGGGTGACCGGTTCTCTCGAGCACGTCAAAGTCCCGTTTCTCTACcacaaggcggcggcgtatGAATTTGCAAAGCAGCAGCTCTCCGAGTCTGCGGAGACCGTCAGTGACACGACCGTCTTCGCGATAGCCACACTGGCACTCACCGAGGTGTGTCACCACCAGCAGTTGTTCATAGTACACCGCTGACCAGACTCGTCAAGGGGGCCGTTGGCGATCTAGATGCGTCTTCAAAGCACCTGCGTGGTCTTCACAGACTGACGCGTAGGAAGAATGGCTACAACTTGATGAGGTCGAACTTGGCGCAGCAGATGTTGGAGATGTATGTTGTTACATGTAGTCCAAGACACATGCTAAGTCAGGCCCGCTGACATTCTTCTGCACAGGGCCGGAGATCGGCTTCGCCGAGGTGAGGTGAACGTCATACACGACGCCATCAGCGCCGATTTCCAGCCCAGCATCATCGCTTTGCTGTTCACATCATTGTGGGATATGGAAAGCCTACCACCGCGACAAGCACCAAGATACGGCTGGTGGGAGGGTGACGAGACCCCAACGGACAGGCTTTGGCAGGACTACACCAAGAACCTCAACTGGGAGCTCTCAAGGGGGTTTGACCCCGAGCGCAACATCGCCACCATGTTGAACGGCGACGCAAAGAGCAGCAGGGCTAGCTACATCGCCACCTTTTTCTACCTCGTCATGGCGGTCAACGACAGCGAGATGGATTGCGTCTTGACGGTATGGTTGCTGGAGCAGCTTATCGACGACGTCTGCGACAGGGAGGAGGATATGATTGCCGGCACATTCAGCCGCAGTCTGTGGTTCTGGAGTGTCTTGTTCGGCGCCGCCGTAGCCAACACGGGCAGGCCCATCACAGCAACGGGCAGGGAGCAGCTCGCGAAGTGGAGAGCGATGTACGCGGCGAAGCTGGGCCTGGCGAGTAGTGTGATGCGGCTTGATAGTTGGCAAACAGCAAAAGCAGTTCTCGCCGAAGTCGCCTGGACCGATGGTTCAGATGCGGAGGGGCGGCTACAAGACATTTGGGAGGATTCAGTAGTGGGCCGGGGCGTCCAGGACCGGATCCTCGATGTGAGCGGAGGAGGGACTTGGTGAGATGGcgagaggagaaggggacgACTGCCAATGGCATGGCCCTTCAACCCAGTCGGAGCAGAATCTCACAGTACTGCTGAGAGGTTTTTGATCTTACCACAAATGCCAGTCAAAGAATGGTCTAggcaggatgaagatgaaatCGAGACGGGGAAAATGCTCTTTCTTTGCTGTCGAGGTCTGGTCTCAAAACTACGGGGACTGGGTTCAAGCCAGGCAGCTGGCATGTGCGAAACTTGTATCCTCGCCCAcgttggggggaggggttcaGTTCAGTATGCCTGCGTTGCGTTGCCACTGCCCAACACGCAAACCGATCTATCGACAAAAGTGGATCGCTACAGCAATTGTGCCTAGGCAGTATGCGGTGATTCACACTTTGATATCCGTAGCAAACCCCATGGACTGCAGGAACAAACGGGGTCGTCTAGGGCCCTATCGCGAAGAAACCGATAGTCAGCCGTAGCCCAGGGTCCTGGGATGGAAGAAGTAGACAGACACACCTTGAACAGCTGGACATCCCAACACGGCATACCGTTCGTAGAATTGAGTCTGGAGAAGCTGAAACGGGAGAATATTAGACTGCATGAAGAAATCTCGAGGCGTTCCGCCCGCCGCTAGTCTTAGCTAGTGGTCTCGTGGCGTCGACGCTATTTGAGCCTGGCCAACTAACTAGGTCCTTTAGCTGAAGG encodes:
- a CDS encoding Putative zn(2)Cys(6) fungal-type DNA-binding domain-containing protein, whose translation is MAPPKSRVRKFHRRSKNGCTTCKQRHVRCDERKPLCTNCLQTGKDCIYPESEPDHDSRAASESVASEASAPLVNVVSHQPFAGFSGDYQMSPMSQWLWHQFSTFYVRGQTPVERGQNLCSVQRTLLHPGLLHGCLVVAACQWAWVTGSLEHVKVPFLYHKAAAYEFAKQQLSESAETVSDTTVFAIATLALTEGAVGDLDASSKHLRGLHRLTRRKNGYNLMRSNLAQQMLEMAGDRLRRGEVNVIHDAISADFQPSIIALLFTSLWDMESLPPRQAPRYGWWEGDETPTDRLWQDYTKNLNWELSRGFDPERNIATMLNGDAKSSRASYIATFFYLVMAVNDSEMDCVLTVWLLEQLIDDVCDREEDMIAGTFSRSLWFWSVLFGAAVANTGRPITATGREQLAKWRAMYAAKLGLASSVMRLDSWQTAKAVLAEVAWTDGSDAEGRLQDIWEDSVVGRGVQDRILDVSGGGTW